One genomic region from Lepidochelys kempii isolate rLepKem1 chromosome 19, rLepKem1.hap2, whole genome shotgun sequence encodes:
- the STK40 gene encoding serine/threonine-protein kinase 40 isoform X8, with translation METRKREMELLSNSMAAYAHIRDNPESFGLYFVLGVCFGLVLTLCLLVIRISCQPHARRLPAKPRRRLQDISEEDEEEEEETVDHVAAESPLPVTEIPLEDHSPADGTLPANVFASAEELERAQRLEERERIIREIWRNGQPDILGTGTAGRVHYY, from the exons ATGGAGACACGCAAGCGGGAGATGGAGCTGCTGAGCAACAGCATGGCCGCCTACGCCCACATCCGAG ACAATCCTGAGAGTTTTGGCCTCTATTTTGTCCTGGGCGTCTGCTTCGGCCTGGTGTTAACCCTCTGCTTGCTGGTGATCCGCATCTCCTGCCAGCCGCATGCCCGCCGCCTCCCTGCCAAGCCCCGGCGGCGCCTCCAGGACATCagcgaggaagatgaggaggaggaggaggagacggtTGACCACGTGGCGGCGGAGTCCCCGCTGCCCGTCACCGAGATCCCCCTAGAGGACCACAGCCCGGCAGATGGCACCTTGCCTGCCAACGTCTTTGCCTCAGCGGAGGAGCTCGAGCGGGCACAACGGCTGGAGGAGCGGGAGCGCATCATCCGGGAGATCTGGCGCAACGGCCAGCCCGACATCCTGGGCACGGGCACCGCGGGCCGCGTCCACTACTACTGA